From the genome of Lotus japonicus ecotype B-129 chromosome 6, LjGifu_v1.2, one region includes:
- the LOC130724945 gene encoding protein MAINTENANCE OF MERISTEMS-like — MAIQRPTHVRQLLQQTGLYHLPWCGLPETDPAVVLALVERWHEETSSFHMPFGEMTITLDDVSALLHLPTGSRFYTPGRGERDEVAALCAQLLGGSVAAYLAEFEAAGGQNIRFITLKTMYTSAMDGGRYEDAARIWLVNQLGATLFASKSGGYHTTVYWIGMLEDLGRVSEYAWGAIALASLYEQLSRASRRKTAQIGGFTSLVLSWAYEYISSNVIIRTEVPGYTQDQPRAQRWSTSRIAHFRLDERRVMLDELTVDDITWTPFEDHRDVRPRDPRALYSGYIRTPYGRSVSRHLPEREVIQLCDETLDSAEKNVSPLDAGLQVTDMNNSL; from the exons ATGGCGATTCAGAGGCCCACACACGTGCGACAGCTGCTGCAGCAGACGGGTTTGTATCACCTGCCTTGGTGCGGGTTACCGGAGACAGACCCAGCTGTCGTACTGGCCCTTGttgagagatggcatgaggagacgagtagcttccacatgccgttcggggagatgactatcaccctggacgatgtgtctgctcttctccatcttcccacagggtcgaggttctacactCCGGGCAGAGGGGAGCGAGACGAGGTTGCAGCGCTCTGCGCCCAGCtcctgggaggatctgttgctgCTTATCTGGCTGAGTTTGAGGCGGCGGGTGGCCAGAACATTCGGTTcattactctgaagaccatgtacacgtctgctatggatg ggggacgctatgaggatgctgctaggatctggctggtgaaccagcttggtGCCACCCTCTTTGCCAGCAAGAGTGGTGGTTACCACACTACTGTCTACTGGATCGGGATGCTTGAGGACCTCGGTCGCGTGTCGGAGTACGCGTGGGGTGCGATTGCGCTGGCTTCGTTGTACGAACAGCTGAGTCGTGCATCCCGCAGGAAGACAGCGCAGATCGGTGGGTTCACCTCCCTCGTGCTGTCATGGGCGTATGAGTACATATCCAGCAACGTCATTATCAGGACGGAGGTCCCCGGCTACACACaagaccagcctagggcgcagcGGTGGTCCACGTCTCGGATCGCGCATTTCAGACTCGATGAGAgacgagtcatgctcgatgagcttacAGTGGATGATATCACATGGACCCCTTTTGAGGACCATCGAGATGTTCGACCGCGGGATCCCAGGGCCCTCTATTCCGGCTACATCCGGACACCTTACGGCCGGTCTGTGAGCCGACATCTACCAGAGCGG
- the LOC130721913 gene encoding uncharacterized protein LOC130721913, translating into MEGNMRTVQQLLPPSHPYPWLLFFNGEGAQDTQNFCTISDAPKTYTRVIPELVEGELCFVQDGWFLLANYHTENDAKLFLWNPSNLKRINLPLLKHNGIRDGILTISHDQVLSVFLFSTTSAAIFCWYLGDEHWTRVDYREQLKSVLAIEGEEFQKHVEDLISLSNPFYYNGCLYAESDFRSHHLLVEIKNLEPRALKLNSSHILYPKFPAAALGYISKMLESNNELFRIEISHAHDKVIAVVVHKLDFHGKVWHKVESIQDRVFFISDDGSFACQAINPDADGNRVYISLKNHNFVYIYNIEDKTFMISQPFSNLSKKRSHACWFMLDLRMIGSTNGDIGKTLISGKESNDDMDSKKVGDMITNDEFAWKLSSTLSMTDNLSLSPLLVYFEKDNVLSFVHPKDGVKNKYNINVTLDLQPYCEICYSKDGWLLMVVNKHSSFFFNPFAKEQEKPPANVPLTDVLNTRCIAFSHPPASPKCVVVELQRIPYCQTPMIAHVTYPGRKEEWDRLFFEDPNFSLYNISPVFHKGSFYYLNEEGKLGVLKLAGEEDIDFDELEKPSAPCTGYDNSFLAECNGDLLTVFEGCFGEWVRVFRLNEATMTWVQVKSLENHMLFVGNISFSAVANVPGMENKIYFPRFYGQNVVFYSLETNNYHTFESNEVVDFHCMRELVNSSWIEPRWN; encoded by the exons ATGGAAGGAAACATGAGAACAGTTCAACAACTCCTTCCTCCTTCACATCCCTATCCATGGCTTCTTTTTTTCAATGGTGAAGGCGCCCAAGATACTCAAAACTTTTGCACCATATCAGATGCCCCAAAAACCTATACACGAGTGATTCCAGAGCTGGTGGAAGGAGAGCTATGCTTTGTGCAAGATGGCTGGTTTCTTTTGGCAAACTACCACACAGAAAACGATGCCAAACTCTTCCTTTGGAACCCATCTAATCTTAAAAGGATTAATCTCCCGCTCCTCAAACATAATGGCATTCGTGATGGAATTTTGACAATCTCACATGATCAAGTTTTGTCCGTGTTTTTATTCTCTACTACTTCAGCTGCAATATTCTGTTGGTATCTTGGGGATGAGCACTGGACCAGAGTTGACTATCGCGAGCAACTAAAGAGTGTTCTAGCCATTGAGGGCGAAGAATTCCAGAAACATGTGGAAGACTTGATCTCTCTTTCTAACCCATTTTACTATAATGGTTGCTTATATGCAGAGTCAGATTTTAGGTCTCATCATCTTCTGGTAGAAATCAAGAATCTTGAGCCCCGTGCTCTTAAACTGAACTCTTCACATATTTTATATCCAAAATTTCCAGCAGCTGCCCTTGGCTACATATCAAAGATGTTAGAATCAAACAACGAGCTCTTTCGAATTGAAATTTCGCATGCACATGACAAGGTTATTGCGGTTGTTGTTCACAAATTGGATTTTCATGGGAAGGTGTGGCATAAGGTTGAAAGCATCCAGGATCGGGTGTTTTTTATATCTGACGATGGCTCATTTGCTTGTCAAGCCATCAATCCTGATGCTGATGGAAATCGTGTCTATATCTCGCTAAAGAACCACAATTTTGTCTACATTTACAACATTGAAGACAAAACCTTTATGATTTCTCAACCTTTCTCAAATTTATCAAAGAAGCGGTCTCATGCATGCTGGTTTATGCTGGATCTAAG GATGATTGGTTCAACCAATGGAGATATAGGAAAGACTCTAATTAGTGGAAAAGAAAGCAATGACGATATGGATTCAAAGAAGGTAGGGGACATGATCACTAATGATGAATTTGCGTGGAAATTGTCCTCTACTCTATCAATGACTGATAATCTTTCGTTGTCTCCATTATTGGTTTACTTTGAGAAAGACAATGTCTTATCTTTTGTGCATCCAAAGGACGGTGTCAAGAACAAATACAACATTAATGTGACCCTAGACCTCCAACCATATTGTGAAATCTGCTATTCAAAAGATGGTTGGCTACTAATGGTGGTAAATAAgcattcttcatttttctttaatccttttgcaaaagagcaagaGAAACCACCTGCAAATGTACCTTTAACAGACGTCTTGAACACTCGGTGTATTGCCTTTTCACATCCCCCAGCCTCTCCTAAATGTGTGGTAGTTGAACTTCAAAGGATTCCATATTGTCAAACCCCGATGATTGCACATGTCACTTACCCTGGTCGGAAAGAAGAATGGGATAGACTCTTTTTTGAAGACCCTAACTTTTCTCTCTACAACATTAGCCCTGTTTTTCATAAAGGGTCTTTTTATTATCTCAACGAAGAAGGAAAGTTGGGAGTTTTGAAATTAGCAGGAGAAGAAGACATAGATTTTGATGAACTTGAGAAGCCTTCTGCTCCATGCACAGGCTACGACAACAGCTTCCTAGCAGAATGCAATGGCGATCTCTTGACAGTATTTGAGGGTTGTTTTGGAGAGTGGGTTCGAGTGTTTAGGTTGAACGAAGCTACAATGACATGGGTCCAAGTTAAAAGTTTGGAGAATCACATGCTTTTTGTCGGTAATATATCATTTTCTGCTGTGGCGAATGTTCCGGGAATGGAAAACAAAATCTATTTTCCTAGATTTTATGGTCAAAACGTGGTGTTTTATTCATTAGAAACAAACAACTACCACACATTTGAAAGCAATGAAGTAGTGGATTTTCACTGTATGAGAGAACTCGTCAATAGCAGCTGGATTGAGCCAAGGTGGAACTGA